From a single Arthrobacter sp. SLBN-112 genomic region:
- a CDS encoding L-threonylcarbamoyladenylate synthase, which yields MARFFDVHPQDPQPRAISQAVNIIRDGGLIAYPTDSCYALGAQMGNREALDRIRSIRHLDDKHHFTLVCRDFAQLGQFVNIGNDVFRSIKAVTPGSYTFILPATREVPKRLLHPKKKTVGVRIPDNRVVQALLAELGEPLLSSTLLLPDEEEPLTVGWEIKERLDHQVDAVIDAGDCGAEPTTVVDFSSGVAEVVRRGMGDPSRFE from the coding sequence ATGGCCAGATTCTTTGACGTTCATCCCCAGGACCCCCAGCCGCGCGCCATCTCGCAGGCGGTGAACATCATCCGGGACGGCGGCCTGATCGCCTACCCAACGGATTCCTGCTACGCGCTGGGGGCGCAGATGGGCAACCGGGAGGCCCTGGACAGAATCAGGAGCATCCGGCACCTGGACGACAAGCACCACTTCACCCTGGTCTGCCGGGATTTCGCGCAGCTGGGCCAGTTCGTGAACATCGGCAATGATGTCTTCCGCAGCATCAAGGCCGTCACCCCGGGCAGCTACACCTTCATCCTGCCCGCCACCAGGGAGGTCCCCAAGCGCCTGCTCCACCCCAAAAAGAAGACTGTCGGGGTGCGGATCCCGGACAACCGCGTTGTCCAGGCGCTGCTGGCCGAACTGGGCGAGCCGCTGCTGTCCAGCACGCTGCTGCTGCCGGATGAGGAAGAGCCGCTGACCGTTGGCTGGGAGATCAAGGAGCGGCTGGACCACCAGGTGGACGCCGTGATCGACGCCGGGGACTGCGGCGCCGAGCCCACCACCGTGGTCGATTTCTCCAGCGGGGTGGCCGAGGTTGTCCGGCGCGGCATGGGCGATCCATCCCGGTTCGAGTAA